In Acidimicrobiia bacterium, the DNA window CGGAGGTTGCCGCGATTAAAGAATCTGACTGAGGAAGAGCTTGGTGCGGTCGTGCTGGGGGTTCGTGAAGAAATGCTCGGGAGTTCCCGCCTCGACCAATTGGCCATAATCGAAGAACAGCACGCGATCGGCCACCTCACGGGCGAAACCCATCTCATGGGTTACCACAATCATGGTCATGCCCTCTTTGGCAAGTTCTTTCATGGCATCCAAAACTTCTTTGACCATCTCAGGGTCGAGAGCCGAGGTTGGCTCATCGAACAACATGATCTGTGGCTTCATCGCCAGTGCCCTGGCAATCGCCACCCGCTGCTGCTGACCACCTGACAGCTGACCGGGATACTTGTCGGCTTGCTCCGGAATTCCGACCCGCTCAAGCAGTTCGCGCCCGTACGCCTCAGCCTCGGACTTCGACTGCTTTTTCACCCAGATCGGAGCCAGCGTGATGTTCTGCATGATGGTGAGGTGCGGAAAAAGGTTGAACGACTGGAACACCATGCCGACGTCTTTGCGAATCGCCTCGATATTGCGAACGTCGTTTGTCAGTTCGATGCCATCGACGAAGATCCGACCTTCCTGATGAACTTCGAGTCGGTTGATGCACCGAATGAAGGTCGACTTGCCCGAACCGGAAGGGCCGATGATGACCACCACTTCACCTTTGGATACTTCCAGGTCGACACCGCGCAAAGCCTGGAAGTCTCCAAACCATTTCTTGACGCCCCGGCAATCGATGATCGCTTGGTCACTCATGTCATTGACTCCTTAACGGGTACCTAGGCCGAGACGCCGCTCAAGGCGCATCGACGAACGAGAGAACGTAAATGTGAACACCCAGTAGATGGCCGCCGCGACCACGGTGAGTTCCAGAATCGAACCAAGGTTGGCCGACTGACCGGGAATGACGGTCCGAGCAATGTAGAGAAGATCGAACAGACCAATGATCGAAACTAGCGACGTATCCTTGAAAAGCGAGATCACCTGTCCAACCAGCGCCGGAATCACCGCTTTCAGTGCCTGTGGCAACGTGATGAGAACGGTCTTCTGGACGACACTCATTCCCACCGCATCGGCCGCCTCGTATTGACCCTTGGGAATCGACTGAAGGCCACCACGAACGTTCTCGGCTAGATACGCGGCCGAAAACAGCGTGATGGCGATGATCGCCCTGACCACGCTGAAGATGTCCACAACCCCGGCCAGGAACAGATTGAGAAGATTCGAACCGATATACAGCCAGGTGATCAACGGCACCGACCGCACCAGTTCAATGTAGGTCGTCGAGATCAAGCGGACAATCGGCATGGTCGAAGCACGACCGAGCGCCAACAGCACACCCAGTGGGAACGACAGGACAATACCGGCGATGGCCAGGGTGAACGTCAGCGAGAGCCCGCCGACAAAGGCTGTTCCGCTTAATTGCAGAAGCGACGAGGCGGCGCCCAGCCGGAACGACGCGATGAGCAATGCCAGAGCCGCCATCCACAAGCCAATGTATCGCAAGCGAGCCGCCCTGGCTCCCCCAAATGAGGGGGCGGCCAGCGCAAACAAAGCACCCAGGATCACCGGAAACTTGAACTCAAGTCGTTGGAGCACATCGGCGGCAGACGACGTCAAATGGAACGGCGACGAGGAGTCGGTATCAAAGACATACCAGGAAAAAAGCACCCAAATGATTGCCAGCGCCAACCAGAATGCAGAAACAATGTATTTCCACTCGCCAGTTTCGGGGCCTCCAACGACATACAGGATTACGCCAACCACCACTCCGACTACCAGAAAGATTGGCACGTCGACGGTCAACACCGTGCCCCACTCGATATCGGGCGCCCGCATCACCACCATCAAAATGGCGGGGAACGAAAGCGCCCACAGGCCCACCAGGATTCTTCTCAAACCCGCAATGACTTCGCGAACTGCCACACCGATCGCGTACGAAACCGCCAGCACACCAAGCAAGATGGTCCACGGGAGCTTGGTTGTCCTGGCGAGCACCTGACTCGTGACTTCCTTGGTCCCATCGGCAAACACTTCCTGTACCGGCAGCTTGATCGTCCAAAGGACCGCCGCAATGAGGATCAACCCGAGACCGGCCAGCGCAACTGTTGAGATGGCCGGCTCGTTAATCGACGCTCTCCTGGCGCGTTTCCACAGATATCCAGAACCGGCAACGATCACACCGGCTAAAGCGAGTAATCCGCGGCCCCCGGTGAGCTCGCCGGGGGCTAACAGCGCGACCAGAACGGCGGTCGAACCGGCTACCAGCAAAGCCTTGGTTATCTGCCCGACGGAAACCTTCCCTGATACCCGCCAGGCTGCTGCCGACAGACCGGCCAGCACAACGACGATTCCCACCGAGATCCATACCCGGGAAAACTGCGCTTCCGGGTAGGCCTGCACCATCAGCAACCGGGCGTTGGCGGTCACCGAGGACCACTTCCTGAAGGGGTTGAGGAACCAGGCAATGAGCGAGCGGAGTCCGAATATCACGACCAGACCAACCACAATCGACGTGACCGTGCTAGCCACCGAATACGCCAGGTTCTCGCGAATCCAGGTCGCCGGGCCCGACGGCGGGGGTTCCGGAGCCAGCTCGACGTTCTCCACAAGAACGACGCCTTCAGCCATCAGCGCTCCACCAACTTCAGCTTCTTATTCCACCGGTTGACGATCGCCGAGAGCGTGAGGCTCACGAACGAATACCAGGCCATCCAGGAAATGACGATCGGAATCGTTTGGCCGGTCTGGTTGAAGATCGTCTGGCCAACCTGCACGATGTCCGGATAGGCGACGGCAATGCCCAACGAGGTGTTCTTGGCGAGATTCAGGTACTGGTTGCCGACCGGCGGCAGAATGATGCGGAAGGCCTGCGGGAGAACGATCATTCTGAGCAATTGGCTTCGCTTGAGACCAACGGCGAATCCAGCTTCGCTCTGGCCGCGCGGCACGGCGAGCACACCAGCTCGCACCGCTTCGCCGATGAAGGCGGCCGTGTACAGCACAACGCCGATCCACAAAGCGAAGTATGCCCGGGTGATGATATGCCCGGCGTCGGCCGAGAAGTTGTTGAAACGGCCATCGAGCGCCGGCAGCGAAAAATCGAACGGCGCCCCGGTTCCGATCGAAAACCGATTCTGAAGGCCCGTGAACAGTTGACTCAAACCAACCTCCTGCCCGAAAACGGACCCCTGCCCAACGAGCGCCACGACCGGACCGGCCCTAAGGAGGAAGAACAGTGCCAAACCGGCGGCGACGACCGCTGCCATGGAAAGCCTGAACCAATCATCATCGGTCAGCTTTCCAAGTCCGGCCGGAGTCCGCAGTTCGTCAAGTCGCTTCTTGATTATCGAGTAACCCCCAAACGCCACCAGGCCGGCCAGCGCGATCTGAAAGATGATGATTGGCGTGTTCATGAAGAAGGCCGCCAGGAACCCGAAGACGGGTCCAAAAATTCCCATCAGCGGGTGAGCGAATATTCCAACCACGCCGAACGCCAGTAGCACGCCGCCCGCCCAGAGGAACCCGCGAGCTTCGGCCGTACCGGCCTCCTGTAGCCGAATACGCCAGCCATACACATACCGGGCCGCGACGGCACCCACGATCATGAATCCGACCCACTGCCAGCGACCATCCGTGGGCACGAACCAGGGCATGGCGAACCCCTTCGGAGAGGCGAAGATCCAGCCTTCGGGAAGGATGCGTAGCCCAAACAGCGACTGCAACGAACCATCGTTGCCCTCGTCGACCACCAGGTTCGGAATGATCGAAACGACGATCCCCCAGAACACGATCTGAACCAACAAAGGAATATTGCGGATGACCTCGATGTAAACGGTGGCCAGTTTGCTGACGAGCCAGTTATGGGAAAGGCGACTGACTCCGATGATGGTTCCCAGGATCGTGGCGGCCACAATCCCGGAAATGGTGACCCGCAGCATGTTGGTGATACCGACCAACAGCGCTTGAAATCCGCTATTGGGGTGGGTCGTGAACCCCTCGGCGACCTGGAAGCCAACCGGACGCGACATGAAGTCCCAGGACACCGCCAGGTTCTGCTTGGCGAGGTTTGCAATCGAGAAACTGCCCAGGATCCAGAAGGAGGTCACAATGCCGATGAGGAAGGCAATCTGAAAGACCCATTTGAGAACGGTTACATCACGGTAGAAGGGAGGGCGTGTCGGACGCTGAATAGCGGTCGTCATCCTCTCACCCTCCTTCATAACTAGTTATGGCTGATCACCATACCAACGAGGGGGGCGCCGATGACGCCCCCCTCGTGATTTTCTCTTGCTAACGGTGCCTACCTGGCGGGTGGGGCATAAATCATGCCGCCGTCATACCACTGGGCGTTGTAGGAACCTTCACGGAAGATTCCGACCGGGTTCAGGTTGCGACTGAAGATCTCGTCATAATTGCCAACCTGGCTGATGACCTGGTAGAAGGCGTCAGCCGACAGACCCATGGAGGTCTGAAGCTCGTCGTCGGCTGTACCCAGCAAACGACCGAGTTCCGGATTGAGATCGGACGCTCCGAGGACGGAATCGACGTTGGCGGAAGTGACGTCAAGTTCATCGGCGATGAACGTGGCATACACCGTCCAGTTGATGATGTCAGCCCACTGGCTGTCGTTCTGACGGTACACCGGACCGAGTGGTTCTTTTGAGATCGGGGCACGTGGGAACACGACCCAGTCGCCTTCTTGAATCTCTCCGTCACGCAGGGCCGTGACCATGTTGCCAACGAGGCCAGAAGCATCGGTGGTGACGAGGTCACACGACCCGGCCTTAAAGCCTTCCATCGCCTCAGGGAACTCGGCGACCGTGCTCAGCACGATGGTCGCACCGGCAAGTGCGGCGCCCTCGGAAATGTTCTTCTCTGTGGTCGTACCAGCGTTGGTGCAGAGAACCGCGCCATCGACATCGGCAAGCGTCGAGTCGGCCGTGAAGCCGTCCGAAGCCTTACCCATGACGCCCTGGCCATCGAAGTAAGTGGTCGGACCGAAGTCAAGACCGAGGGTCGTATCGCGAGACTGGGTCCAGGTGGTGTTCCGGATGAGCAGGTCAACCTCACCAGCCGACAGGGCTGTGAAACGCTCGGCGGCCGTCAGTGCGGAGAACTCAACCTTGGTGGCATCGCCAAGCACGGCAGCAGCAACGGCGCGACACATGTCAGCATCGAAGCCGGTCATCGAACCATCGGACTGCGTTTCAGAGAAGGCAACGGCGCTGCCGCTAACGCCGCATTTAAGGACGCCGCGAGCACGGACTTCATCAAGAGTTGCCCCACCGGACTGGCCGGCGACGGGAGTCGTTTGATCGGTCGACCTGCTAGCGACTGTGGTATCTGTAGTGCCTGGGTCAGTTTGCGTGGTGTCATCAGGGGTGGTCGGTGCCGTATCATCAGCGGTGCACGCCGCTGCGAAAACACCCAGTACCACCAACACCGCAAGAATGCGTTGGATCCTATTCATTTCTCTCCTTAGTTCCAGTTTGTCGATGTCCGAAAAGGGCGACCCGAACTGGGCAGGCCGCCCCGCAAGCGCCACCACGGTAGACGAAGAAGCGCCCGAAGATCAACAAAAACCTTCCCAGGGACGAATATCGCAGCACTCGTGGCGGGTTAGGTTGCCACCAATGAGGCAAGGCCAACGGCCAAATCTCGATACGACCGGTGGCGGTCAGCCACGTCGGAATCGCGACCGTACAGTTGCAGCGTCGCCGATGTGGAAGAGCCCAAGCAGGCAATCCGCAGCCGATCGAAACTACGGGTAAGCGCCCAGCCGTGTACGGCTGATGACGAGACAAACACGACACCATCAACCTCTTCGTCGTCGGCTGGTCCGATCGGAGCGGTCGAGTACACAGGGACCGCCACAAGGTCGCGGCACCGATCCGCCAACTCAGCGAGCGCTTGTGGGTCGGTGCTCGGCGCGTGCGGGATAGCCACTCGGCAGTGTTCGACGTCGAGCGAGCACACCAGACTCAGCAGGCTGCCGTTACCGATGATCCTGACCGACCCTCCCCGCTCGACGACCGATGTGGCCGTGGCCGGTCCAATGACGGCTGCGTCGACCTCTGGGAACGAACCGTCCGGCCAGAGAGCGTCCAAGGGCCGGGACGAAGCGAGAACGATCAGGTCGGCTTCCTCGCAAGCGGCCCTGGCTCGCACGATGTCCTCATCCCTACCCCGGACAACTTCGATACACGGCAACTCGATCGGAGTGAGGCCGACCGCAACCAGCTCGGAGGACATGCCTGCTGTTCTATCCAATGTGGTAGTGACCGCAACCCGGAACACCATAAGTCAACCCTACGCCGTTAGTTCCCAAAATGAGTCCGGATCGGTACTGTTCGGTGTCATGGACCGTTTCACCAACCGAGAGCTGTCGTGGCTCGACTTCAACGAACGAGTTCTCGCCATCGTCGAGGACCCGACGACACCATTGTTGGAGCGCGCCAAATTCGCTGCCATCTTTTCGACCAACCTCGACGAGTTTTTCCAGGTTCGAGTGGCGGGCCTCATGGAACAGGTAGCTGCCGGAGTTACCAGCCCACCACCGGACGGGATGTCACCAACCGAACAACTTGAAGCGGTGCGCGCCAGGGCGACCGAATTGATGGATCGCCTGACCGGTGTGGTCCAGGATGAGCTCATTCCGAAATTGGCAACCGAAGGCGTTGCCATCGTC includes these proteins:
- a CDS encoding amino acid ABC transporter ATP-binding protein — its product is MIDCRGVKKWFGDFQALRGVDLEVSKGEVVVIIGPSGSGKSTFIRCINRLEVHQEGRIFVDGIELTNDVRNIEAIRKDVGMVFQSFNLFPHLTIMQNITLAPIWVKKQSKSEAEAYGRELLERVGIPEQADKYPGQLSGGQQQRVAIARALAMKPQIMLFDEPTSALDPEMVKEVLDAMKELAKEGMTMIVVTHEMGFAREVADRVLFFDYGQLVEAGTPEHFFTNPQHDRTKLFLSQIL
- a CDS encoding amino acid ABC transporter permease; amino-acid sequence: MVVMRAPDIEWGTVLTVDVPIFLVVGVVVGVILYVVGGPETGEWKYIVSAFWLALAIIWVLFSWYVFDTDSSSPFHLTSSAADVLQRLEFKFPVILGALFALAAPSFGGARAARLRYIGLWMAALALLIASFRLGAASSLLQLSGTAFVGGLSLTFTLAIAGIVLSFPLGVLLALGRASTMPIVRLISTTYIELVRSVPLITWLYIGSNLLNLFLAGVVDIFSVVRAIIAITLFSAAYLAENVRGGLQSIPKGQYEAADAVGMSVVQKTVLITLPQALKAVIPALVGQVISLFKDTSLVSIIGLFDLLYIARTVIPGQSANLGSILELTVVAAAIYWVFTFTFSRSSMRLERRLGLGTR
- a CDS encoding uroporphyrinogen-III synthase, translating into MSSELVAVGLTPIELPCIEVVRGRDEDIVRARAACEEADLIVLASSRPLDALWPDGSFPEVDAAVIGPATATSVVERGGSVRIIGNGSLLSLVCSLDVEHCRVAIPHAPSTDPQALAELADRCRDLVAVPVYSTAPIGPADDEEVDGVVFVSSSAVHGWALTRSFDRLRIACLGSSTSATLQLYGRDSDVADRHRSYRDLAVGLASLVAT
- a CDS encoding ABC transporter permease subunit (The N-terminal region of this protein, as described by TIGR01726, is a three transmembrane segment that identifies a subfamily of ABC transporter permease subunits, which specificities that include histidine, arginine, glutamine, glutamate, L-cystine (sic), the opines (in Agrobacterium) octopine and nopaline, etc.) → MTTAIQRPTRPPFYRDVTVLKWVFQIAFLIGIVTSFWILGSFSIANLAKQNLAVSWDFMSRPVGFQVAEGFTTHPNSGFQALLVGITNMLRVTISGIVAATILGTIIGVSRLSHNWLVSKLATVYIEVIRNIPLLVQIVFWGIVVSIIPNLVVDEGNDGSLQSLFGLRILPEGWIFASPKGFAMPWFVPTDGRWQWVGFMIVGAVAARYVYGWRIRLQEAGTAEARGFLWAGGVLLAFGVVGIFAHPLMGIFGPVFGFLAAFFMNTPIIIFQIALAGLVAFGGYSIIKKRLDELRTPAGLGKLTDDDWFRLSMAAVVAAGLALFFLLRAGPVVALVGQGSVFGQEVGLSQLFTGLQNRFSIGTGAPFDFSLPALDGRFNNFSADAGHIITRAYFALWIGVVLYTAAFIGEAVRAGVLAVPRGQSEAGFAVGLKRSQLLRMIVLPQAFRIILPPVGNQYLNLAKNTSLGIAVAYPDIVQVGQTIFNQTGQTIPIVISWMAWYSFVSLTLSAIVNRWNKKLKLVER
- a CDS encoding amino acid ABC transporter substrate-binding protein, translating into MNRIQRILAVLVVLGVFAAACTADDTAPTTPDDTTQTDPGTTDTTVASRSTDQTTPVAGQSGGATLDEVRARGVLKCGVSGSAVAFSETQSDGSMTGFDADMCRAVAAAVLGDATKVEFSALTAAERFTALSAGEVDLLIRNTTWTQSRDTTLGLDFGPTTYFDGQGVMGKASDGFTADSTLADVDGAVLCTNAGTTTEKNISEGAALAGATIVLSTVAEFPEAMEGFKAGSCDLVTTDASGLVGNMVTALRDGEIQEGDWVVFPRAPISKEPLGPVYRQNDSQWADIINWTVYATFIADELDVTSANVDSVLGASDLNPELGRLLGTADDELQTSMGLSADAFYQVISQVGNYDEIFSRNLNPVGIFREGSYNAQWYDGGMIYAPPAR